From the Candidatus Amarolinea dominans genome, one window contains:
- a CDS encoding FAD-dependent oxidoreductase, producing the protein MTQPGTAGNPLRVAIIGAGPTGFYTAEHLLKQTNLSVEIDLFDRVPTPFGLVRAGVAPDHLKIKTVTAVFDKTATHPHVRFYGNVEIGKHLTVDELKMHYHQIVYTTGAQTDRRMDIPGEDLAGSHPATDFVAWYNGHPDYRDLQFDLSQEVAAVVGIGNVAIDVARILCRTPDELLKSDIADYALEALRHSRVRTVYVLGRRGPVQAAFSNPEIREVGEMADVDVIVPPAEVTLDPLSQAELDRNNDRTLFRKVEILQEYGRHEPTGKSRRLIFRFLVSPTALEGDETGHVKTMRLAHNKLVATDTGTLRPKATGETEEIPVGLVFRSVGYRGVPVPGVPFKESWGVILNQKGRVLNPETQQPQVGEYTAGWIKRGPNGVIGTNKPDAVETVMCMLEDLAHGQTLTPARPDVAALADLVKARQSNYFSYADWQRLNEMELRRGQEQGRPRVKFTSVAEMLAALGRA; encoded by the coding sequence ATGACACAACCAGGTACAGCCGGCAATCCCCTACGCGTGGCCATCATCGGCGCTGGCCCGACCGGCTTCTACACCGCCGAGCATTTACTCAAGCAAACCAATCTCAGCGTTGAGATTGACCTGTTCGATCGCGTACCCACGCCCTTTGGCCTGGTGCGCGCAGGAGTGGCGCCCGACCACCTGAAGATCAAGACCGTGACCGCAGTCTTCGACAAGACCGCGACCCATCCGCATGTTCGTTTTTATGGCAACGTCGAGATCGGCAAGCATCTGACGGTGGACGAACTGAAGATGCACTACCATCAGATCGTTTATACCACCGGCGCGCAGACCGACCGCCGCATGGACATTCCGGGCGAGGATTTGGCCGGCAGCCACCCGGCCACCGACTTCGTGGCCTGGTACAACGGCCATCCTGACTACCGCGACCTGCAGTTCGACCTTTCACAGGAGGTGGCCGCGGTCGTGGGCATTGGCAACGTGGCGATTGATGTGGCCCGTATTTTATGCCGCACGCCTGATGAACTGCTCAAGTCGGACATTGCCGATTACGCGCTGGAGGCTTTGCGCCACAGCCGTGTGCGCACCGTTTACGTGTTGGGGCGCCGCGGCCCGGTGCAGGCTGCCTTCAGCAACCCGGAGATCAGGGAGGTTGGCGAGATGGCCGACGTAGATGTCATCGTACCGCCCGCCGAGGTGACGCTGGATCCGTTGAGTCAGGCCGAGCTTGATCGCAACAACGACCGCACCCTGTTCAGGAAGGTCGAGATTTTGCAGGAGTATGGGCGACACGAGCCAACCGGCAAGTCACGCCGCCTGATCTTCCGCTTCCTGGTCTCGCCCACGGCGCTCGAAGGCGATGAGACCGGGCATGTCAAGACGATGCGCCTGGCACACAACAAGCTGGTGGCCACGGACACCGGCACGCTGCGCCCGAAAGCGACCGGGGAGACCGAGGAGATTCCGGTTGGCCTGGTCTTTCGCTCGGTTGGCTACCGCGGGGTGCCGGTGCCGGGTGTGCCCTTCAAAGAAAGTTGGGGCGTGATCTTGAATCAAAAGGGACGTGTGTTGAACCCGGAAACGCAGCAGCCGCAGGTGGGCGAATACACCGCGGGCTGGATCAAGCGCGGCCCCAATGGCGTGATTGGCACCAACAAACCGGATGCGGTCGAAACGGTGATGTGTATGCTCGAGGATTTGGCGCACGGCCAGACCCTCACGCCGGCCCGGCCCGATGTCGCGGCCCTGGCTGACCTGGTCAAGGCGCGGCAGTCGAACTATTTCTCCTACGCGGACTGGCAGCGCCTGAACGAGATGGAATTGCGCCGCGGCCAGGAACAAGGTCGCCCGCGTGTGAAGTTCACCAGCGTGGCCGAGATGCTGGCCGCGCTGGGGCGAGCGTAA
- a CDS encoding CBS domain-containing protein — protein MKTSLVLAKKGPNVATIHPELTIRDAIGVLAMHNIGSLVVVDDNRRPVGILEEHDIIRRAASDEAIFERRVGEVMKKDMVIGSPHDDLRMLVHTMTETRTRHVPILEDGELVGIVSIGDILKAERDTYMGEVDRLQIEMMGS, from the coding sequence ATGAAAACCAGTCTGGTTCTGGCAAAAAAAGGGCCGAATGTGGCAACGATTCACCCCGAACTCACCATCAGGGACGCGATCGGGGTCCTGGCGATGCACAACATTGGGTCGCTGGTGGTGGTGGATGACAACCGCCGCCCGGTTGGCATTCTGGAAGAGCACGACATCATCCGCCGCGCGGCCAGCGATGAGGCCATTTTCGAGCGCCGCGTGGGCGAGGTGATGAAGAAGGACATGGTGATCGGTTCGCCGCATGATGATTTGCGCATGTTGGTGCACACGATGACCGAGACGCGCACCCGCCATGTGCCCATCCTGGAAGATGGCGAGTTGGTGGGCATCGTTTCCATTGGCGACATTCTGAAGGCCGAGCGCGACACGTACATGGGCGAGGTGGATCGCCTGCAAATCGAAATGATGGGCAGCTAG
- a CDS encoding protease complex subunit PrcB family protein: protein MKYKTISMLCLLFALAGLNACQPQETDLSFETIEQRDASGTRQIYQDKQPGLIVITTLEEVANLDARVTPEAQARLQSLNYDADFVLAVFQGWKPTDGYDIQVERITHLRDKVTVFVRLQEPPPDRKKNDIVTSPYHLVQVQKVGTWDGDATFNVVVNGTVIASVSHNIP from the coding sequence ATGAAGTACAAGACTATATCTATGCTTTGCCTTCTTTTTGCCTTGGCCGGGCTGAACGCCTGTCAACCTCAGGAAACCGATCTGTCTTTCGAGACTATCGAGCAGCGCGATGCTTCTGGCACCAGGCAAATTTACCAGGACAAGCAACCTGGCTTAATAGTTATTACCACGCTGGAAGAGGTGGCTAACCTAGACGCCCGGGTTACGCCCGAGGCCCAGGCACGACTACAGAGTCTGAATTACGATGCAGATTTCGTCCTTGCAGTGTTCCAGGGTTGGAAACCAACCGATGGTTACGATATTCAGGTCGAGCGTATCACTCACCTGAGAGACAAAGTCACCGTCTTCGTCCGGCTTCAAGAACCCCCACCTGATAGGAAGAAAAATGACATAGTAACCTCACCCTATCATTTGGTTCAGGTGCAGAAGGTGGGTACCTGGGATGGGGATGCCACGTTCAACGTAGTTGTAAACGGGACTGTAATTGCTTCGGTTTCGCACAATATTCCATAA
- the add gene encoding adenosine deaminase yields the protein MSIAAFIEAMPKAELHIHLEGAIAPATLLRLAERHGRPLPADDVKGLQAWYHFTTFRHFIEVYLMGQACLRQADDFALIAYELGADRSRQAIRYSEVTVTPYTHIWQQKGIRPEEIIEGLEDGRARARRDFGVEMRWVFDIPRNLPEPAGAWTADFAIQHMDKGVVGFGLGGDESKAPPELWIAPFQRAIAAGLYSVPHAGEVAGPVSVWGALRHLGARRLGHGVRSSEDPALVAYLVEHQVPLEVNPTSNLRLNVYPDFAHHPLRRLWDAGVYLTVNSDDPPMFDTTLTAEYGVLAAHFDFTPAELEQISLNAVAAAAPLGLDAAGRRQMQGEFRGRCADLRQALHMPAAEAPHA from the coding sequence TTGTCTATTGCTGCTTTCATCGAGGCCATGCCCAAGGCCGAGCTGCACATTCACCTGGAAGGGGCCATTGCGCCGGCCACCCTTCTGCGCCTGGCCGAACGTCACGGCCGGCCGCTGCCTGCGGACGATGTGAAGGGCCTGCAGGCGTGGTACCATTTCACCACCTTTCGCCATTTCATCGAAGTCTACCTGATGGGCCAGGCCTGCCTGCGCCAGGCCGACGACTTCGCCTTGATCGCGTATGAGCTGGGCGCGGACCGCAGCCGCCAGGCCATCCGCTACTCCGAGGTGACGGTCACGCCCTACACCCACATCTGGCAGCAGAAGGGCATCCGGCCCGAGGAGATCATCGAAGGGCTGGAGGATGGCCGGGCGCGGGCGCGGCGTGATTTTGGCGTGGAGATGCGCTGGGTGTTCGACATCCCGCGCAACCTGCCTGAACCGGCCGGCGCCTGGACCGCCGATTTTGCCATCCAGCATATGGACAAGGGCGTCGTGGGGTTTGGCCTGGGCGGCGACGAGTCCAAAGCGCCGCCAGAGCTGTGGATCGCCCCGTTCCAGCGCGCCATCGCGGCCGGCCTCTACAGCGTTCCTCATGCCGGTGAAGTGGCCGGCCCGGTCAGCGTGTGGGGCGCGCTGCGCCATCTCGGCGCGCGGCGCCTGGGGCACGGCGTGCGCAGCAGCGAAGACCCGGCCCTGGTGGCCTACCTGGTGGAGCACCAGGTTCCCCTGGAGGTCAACCCCACCAGCAACCTGCGCCTCAACGTCTACCCCGATTTTGCCCACCATCCGCTGCGCCGCCTGTGGGACGCGGGCGTCTACCTGACGGTCAACTCCGACGATCCGCCGATGTTCGACACCACCCTGACCGCGGAATACGGCGTGCTGGCTGCGCATTTTGACTTCACGCCCGCGGAACTGGAGCAAATCAGCCTGAACGCCGTGGCCGCGGCCGCGCCCCTGGGCCTGGACGCGGCCGGCCGGCGCCAGATGCAGGGTGAATTTCGCGGCCGCTGCGCCGACCTGCGCCAGGCGCTGCACATGCCGGCCGCGGAGGCGCCCCATGCCTGA
- a CDS encoding GNAT family N-acetyltransferase: MPEVRLTAADYLPLTALTALLNAVYADYALPVQRSSQQVAIHHAVWDIEPALSVIAWMENEPVGVALLGRRGQAGWIGSMGVLPAWRRQGIGLHMLHQVQANARRAGLSHVDLEVLTRNTQAQALYEVAGFQVQRELLTWQRRVEQGALPDPYFKLQPTSVAWALQQASAWHTTPPCWQRSVGSLLHMTDLRAFTVTDQSGETPVYLLMRHLMQGQIRLADIGIASGHEPRGLGRELLQGFHLRHFDATVILGNEPVESPWNRVFVALGYYVIERQHEMRWLVT, from the coding sequence ATGCCTGAGGTGCGCCTGACCGCGGCAGATTACCTGCCCCTGACCGCGCTGACCGCGCTGCTCAACGCGGTCTATGCCGATTACGCGCTGCCGGTGCAGCGCTCCAGCCAGCAGGTGGCGATCCACCATGCGGTGTGGGATATCGAGCCGGCGCTGTCGGTCATCGCGTGGATGGAGAACGAGCCAGTGGGCGTGGCGCTGCTGGGTCGCCGCGGGCAGGCCGGTTGGATCGGCAGCATGGGCGTGCTGCCTGCCTGGCGCCGGCAGGGGATCGGCCTGCACATGCTGCACCAGGTTCAAGCCAATGCCCGGCGTGCGGGCCTGAGTCACGTTGATCTGGAGGTTCTTACCCGCAACACGCAGGCGCAGGCGCTGTACGAAGTCGCCGGGTTCCAGGTGCAGCGGGAGCTGCTCACCTGGCAGCGCCGCGTGGAACAGGGCGCGCTGCCGGATCCGTACTTCAAACTGCAGCCGACCAGCGTAGCCTGGGCCTTGCAGCAGGCGTCCGCCTGGCACACCACACCGCCCTGCTGGCAGCGCAGCGTTGGCTCGCTCCTGCACATGACCGATCTCAGGGCGTTCACCGTGACCGATCAGAGCGGAGAAACGCCGGTCTACCTGCTCATGCGGCATCTGATGCAGGGTCAAATTCGCCTGGCCGATATCGGCATCGCGTCCGGCCACGAGCCGCGAGGCCTGGGACGCGAACTCCTGCAAGGCTTTCATCTGCGTCACTTCGACGCGACCGTCATCCTGGGCAATGAGCCGGTGGAGAGTCCCTGGAACCGGGTCTTTGTGGCCCTGGGCTACTACGTCATCGAACGCCAGCATGAGATGCGCTGGCTGGTGACCTGA
- a CDS encoding SIR2 family protein gives MTLTRDLAAELAADNALLFVGDSLRGDAAPLPLTQITELLAQQIGYDRPDRSLAAVARDFEALRGRQPLVQALRDALHSLALQPSALHELLAQAVLPSSKIITTAYDALLEEALRMAGKSYVLIVRDADVPYFDESKVVVIKMQGDLSQPDSLVITEDDFDEFLARLPTLSDLMRAFFATKTLIFLGYDLSSPAFRRLFAQVTRSVRQHRRQAYAVIEQPLTPADQQYWAQKGVMLLSENAAQFLQRLLADIQALTSPAAMAVAAAVEPAPDAPLPASPYKGLDAFAAGDAAIFFGREEDSARLANKILANPLVVLYGESGSGKTSLLAAGVTPRLVRAGFHVRLLRVRDLEASAGALPDLPPAAVLILDQAEEMVLLWGEARRPAFAQALMAALADRGRDWRVVLALRSDFLPQLAGLERQLPGLFDRRYWLDRLSWEGAGEAISGPAARFGVTFEPALVERLLRDLWQDGVAPPQLQLVCDRLYRQFGRPGAAITLADYQQVSGAAGILAAYLSDALAAYSDEERPQVQAVLASLVTSNQTKAVLSVDEVAAASGLPVPIAAALLNRLLGQRLLRRLDDDRFELAHDYLAARIAGWLDAQEVALKQAQELLARLLADWQARRSFASQGDFDLLDAQRGRLRLTPEAAAFLLRCAVRYNRQVDAWLALTPDAGLRTQVLLDLLTHREAEGRMQAAARLGVSAPDAMTPAILPALVQAALTDAEPAVRTAAAEAFGRLAGDAREPSLAAALADPAQRPAALLALGAARDVNPRALAGLPAADQRAAFWLTSRRRYQRAAAFVRRQTIAGVVGGALGFGLGFGLLALLYYDRRQTLTETMAPAAIFVVAVVMGLLGAGGGALVSAARALGQVIWQERPWAGAALGGAVGGSLAFSLILGAVGLIAAQAPPLWLVSSLGLALLLGVGLASGNFRLRIITALAAGAAGMILANRFGLALDFLDLEAGLTGAVIGASLAWALGAFSKD, from the coding sequence ATGACCCTGACACGTGACCTGGCCGCCGAGCTGGCGGCCGACAACGCACTGCTCTTCGTGGGCGACAGTCTGCGCGGGGACGCCGCGCCCCTGCCGCTGACGCAAATCACCGAGTTGCTGGCCCAGCAGATCGGCTACGACCGGCCGGATCGTTCGCTGGCCGCGGTGGCGCGTGACTTCGAAGCCCTGCGCGGGCGCCAACCCCTGGTGCAGGCCCTGCGCGATGCGCTGCACAGCCTGGCCCTGCAACCTTCCGCGCTGCACGAACTGTTGGCCCAAGCCGTGCTCCCTTCTTCCAAGATCATCACCACCGCCTATGACGCCCTGCTCGAAGAGGCGCTGCGCATGGCCGGTAAATCCTATGTCCTCATCGTGCGCGACGCGGACGTGCCCTACTTCGATGAGAGCAAAGTGGTCGTCATCAAAATGCAGGGCGATCTCAGCCAGCCTGACTCCCTGGTCATCACCGAAGACGACTTCGATGAATTCCTGGCCCGGCTGCCCACCCTGTCCGACCTGATGCGCGCCTTCTTCGCCACCAAAACGCTGATCTTCCTGGGCTATGATCTCAGTTCCCCGGCCTTCAGACGCCTCTTTGCCCAGGTGACGCGCAGCGTGCGCCAGCACCGGCGCCAGGCCTACGCGGTCATCGAACAGCCGCTCACGCCGGCCGATCAGCAGTACTGGGCGCAAAAAGGGGTGATGCTGCTGTCCGAAAACGCGGCGCAGTTCTTGCAGCGGTTGCTGGCCGACATCCAGGCGCTGACCTCGCCAGCGGCGATGGCGGTCGCGGCCGCGGTCGAACCTGCGCCGGACGCGCCCCTGCCCGCTTCGCCCTACAAGGGCCTGGACGCGTTCGCGGCCGGCGACGCGGCCATCTTCTTTGGCCGCGAGGAGGACAGCGCGCGGCTGGCAAACAAGATCCTGGCCAATCCCCTGGTCGTGCTCTACGGCGAATCGGGCAGCGGCAAAACTTCCCTGCTGGCCGCCGGCGTAACCCCGCGGCTGGTCCGCGCCGGCTTTCACGTCCGCCTGCTGCGGGTGCGAGACCTGGAGGCAAGCGCCGGCGCCCTGCCCGATCTGCCCCCTGCGGCGGTGTTGATCCTGGACCAGGCCGAGGAAATGGTGCTGCTGTGGGGCGAGGCCCGGCGCCCGGCCTTTGCGCAGGCGTTGATGGCCGCCCTGGCCGACCGCGGCCGCGATTGGCGGGTGGTGCTGGCCCTGCGCAGCGATTTCTTGCCGCAGTTGGCCGGCCTGGAAAGGCAACTGCCCGGCCTGTTCGACCGCCGCTACTGGCTGGACCGCCTGTCGTGGGAAGGCGCGGGCGAGGCCATCAGCGGCCCGGCCGCTCGTTTTGGCGTGACCTTCGAGCCGGCGCTGGTAGAGCGCCTGCTGCGCGATCTGTGGCAGGACGGCGTGGCGCCGCCGCAATTGCAACTGGTGTGCGACCGCCTCTACCGCCAGTTTGGCCGGCCCGGCGCGGCCATCACCCTGGCCGACTACCAGCAGGTGAGCGGCGCCGCGGGCATTCTGGCCGCGTATCTCAGCGACGCGCTGGCCGCGTACAGCGATGAGGAACGACCGCAGGTGCAGGCGGTGCTCGCCAGCCTGGTGACATCCAACCAGACGAAGGCGGTGCTGAGCGTGGACGAAGTCGCCGCGGCCAGCGGTCTGCCGGTCCCCATTGCCGCGGCCCTGCTGAATCGCCTGCTCGGTCAGCGCCTGCTGCGCCGCCTGGACGATGATCGCTTCGAGCTGGCGCATGATTACCTGGCTGCGCGCATTGCCGGCTGGCTGGACGCCCAAGAGGTGGCGCTCAAACAGGCGCAGGAACTGCTGGCGCGGCTGCTGGCCGATTGGCAGGCGCGGCGCTCGTTCGCCTCGCAGGGCGATTTCGATCTGCTCGACGCGCAGCGCGGCCGCCTGCGCCTGACGCCGGAAGCCGCCGCCTTCTTGCTGCGCTGCGCGGTGCGCTACAACCGCCAGGTGGATGCCTGGCTGGCGCTGACGCCCGACGCCGGCCTGCGCACGCAGGTGCTGCTCGACCTGCTGACGCACCGCGAGGCGGAGGGCCGCATGCAAGCCGCCGCGCGCCTGGGCGTCAGCGCGCCGGATGCCATGACGCCCGCCATTCTCCCCGCGCTGGTGCAGGCAGCGCTGACCGACGCGGAGCCGGCGGTGCGCACCGCGGCCGCGGAGGCCTTTGGCCGCCTGGCCGGCGACGCGCGCGAGCCATCCCTGGCCGCGGCCCTGGCCGACCCGGCGCAGCGCCCGGCCGCCCTCCTGGCCCTGGGCGCGGCGCGGGATGTCAACCCCCGCGCGCTGGCCGGCCTGCCCGCGGCCGATCAGCGCGCCGCGTTCTGGCTGACCAGCCGGCGGCGCTATCAGCGCGCGGCGGCCTTCGTTCGCCGGCAAACGATCGCCGGCGTCGTCGGCGGCGCGCTGGGCTTTGGCCTCGGTTTTGGCCTGCTGGCCCTGCTCTATTACGACCGGCGCCAGACGCTGACCGAGACGATGGCGCCGGCGGCAATTTTCGTGGTGGCCGTCGTCATGGGGCTGCTGGGCGCGGGCGGGGGCGCTCTGGTCAGCGCGGCGCGGGCGTTGGGCCAGGTCATCTGGCAGGAAAGGCCGTGGGCCGGCGCGGCGCTGGGCGGGGCCGTGGGCGGCAGCCTGGCCTTCAGCCTGATCCTGGGCGCGGTCGGCCTGATCGCCGCGCAGGCGCCGCCCCTGTGGCTGGTCAGCAGCCTGGGCCTGGCGCTCCTGTTGGGGGTGGGCCTGGCGTCGGGCAATTTTCGCCTGCGGATCATCACGGCCCTGGCGGCCGGCGCGGCGGGGATGATCCTGGCGAATCGCTTTGGCCTGGCCCTGGATTTTCTCGATCTGGAGGCCGGTTTGACCGGCGCTGTGATCGGCGCCAGCCTGGCGTGGGCGCTCGGCGCTTTTTCTAAAGATTGA
- a CDS encoding DUF2442 domain-containing protein: MFHQLYQVVDFDILHDYVIWIRFNDDAEQVIDFEPMLHGEIWGPLRDKDMFNQAMIDPIARTLCWPTGADFDPETLRHWPIYQDELVVRARQWDAVLA; this comes from the coding sequence ATGTTCCATCAGTTATATCAGGTTGTAGATTTCGACATCTTGCATGACTACGTCATTTGGATCAGATTCAACGATGACGCGGAGCAGGTTATTGATTTCGAGCCGATGCTTCACGGAGAAATCTGGGGTCCTTTGCGCGACAAGGACATGTTCAACCAGGCGATGATTGACCCAATTGCACGCACACTGTGCTGGCCGACTGGCGCCGATTTTGATCCCGAGACTCTGCGACACTGGCCGATCTATCAGGATGAATTGGTAGTGCGAGCACGGCAATGGGACGCTGTTTTGGCTTAG
- a CDS encoding DUF433 domain-containing protein encodes MTTAILTRPAPTRYEHVSLDDQRVPWIAGTTMKVIELVLDYQTHGWSPEELRFQHPYLTLGQIHSALAYYWDHQEQLDDDIQRRLRKVERLRRQARVSSLQARLRSEQIQ; translated from the coding sequence ATGACAACTGCGATTCTGACCAGACCAGCACCAACTCGATATGAGCATGTTTCACTGGATGACCAACGGGTGCCGTGGATTGCCGGAACCACCATGAAGGTCATCGAGCTTGTCCTGGATTATCAGACGCATGGCTGGAGTCCTGAGGAACTGCGTTTTCAGCATCCCTACTTGACGCTTGGTCAAATCCATTCGGCTCTGGCCTACTATTGGGATCATCAGGAACAACTCGATGACGACATTCAGCGACGCCTGCGAAAAGTCGAACGGCTGCGGCGTCAGGCGCGAGTCTCATCATTGCAGGCTCGCTTGAGAAGTGAGCAAATCCAGTGA
- the acnA gene encoding aconitate hydratase AcnA, whose protein sequence is MANFTHNQYGSRAVLETAGGPVHYYRLAALEEAGLAAVSRLPFSIKILLETALRNWDDFLVTEKDILNLATWNPQAPAQVEIPFMTGRVIMQDFTGVPAVVDLAALRAAMARLGGDPQRINPLIPADLVIDHSVQVDNFATSTALLFNAEREFERNRERYEFLRWGQQSFSNFRVVPPATGIVHQVNLEYLASVVRTETTAQGDIVAFPDTLVGTDSHTTMINGLGVLGWGVGGIEAEAAMLGQPMYMLLPEVIGVKITGQLPQGATATDLALRVTQILRARGVVGKFVEFYGDGVGRMSLADRATIANMAPEYGATMGFFPVDAETLRYLAGTGRSAGLVDLVERYCRAQGLFRTDGMAEPQFTDTLTLDLATIEPSLAGPKRPQDRVALANAKQSFEAALTAPIAQRGFALSPESTGAAATVSYEHETIDLRHGSVVIAAITSCTNTSNPSVMIGAGLVAKKAVERGLRVAPYVKTSLAPGSRVVTDYLAEAGLTPYLEALGFHTVGYGCTTCIGNSGPVPDVVADAIREENLVAVAVLSGNRNFEGRISPSVRANYLTSPPLVVAFALAGRIDVDLTTEPVGTDRNGNPVFLHEIWPSQAEVQATVARALKPEMYERQYGNVFGANETWNAIKIPEGKLYDWDAASTYIQEPTFFEALSPEPGAMENILGARVLVMVGDSVTTDHISPAGNIAKNSPAGRYLMSLGVQPADFNSYGARRGNHEVMMRGTFANIRLKNLMLNGVEGGYTLYLPTGEQMSIYDAAMQYKADGTPLVILAGKEYGSGSSRDWAAKGAMLLGVRAVIVESFERIHRSNLVGMGVLPLQFLPGENVQTLGLSGQETFDISGVDDAMQPGQTLTVRATRPDGAVIRFQALSRIDTPVEVEYYRHGGILQFVLRKMLRG, encoded by the coding sequence ATGGCAAATTTCACCCATAACCAGTATGGCTCGCGCGCGGTGCTCGAAACCGCGGGCGGGCCTGTTCATTATTATCGGCTGGCGGCCCTGGAAGAGGCCGGCCTGGCCGCGGTCTCGCGTCTGCCGTTTTCGATCAAAATCCTGCTCGAAACCGCGCTGCGCAACTGGGACGACTTCCTGGTGACAGAGAAGGACATCCTCAACCTGGCGACCTGGAACCCGCAGGCGCCGGCGCAGGTGGAGATTCCGTTCATGACCGGGCGCGTCATCATGCAGGACTTCACCGGCGTGCCGGCCGTGGTTGACCTGGCCGCGCTGCGCGCCGCGATGGCGCGGCTGGGCGGCGATCCGCAGCGCATCAACCCACTGATTCCGGCCGACCTGGTGATTGACCATTCGGTGCAGGTGGATAACTTCGCCACCAGCACCGCCCTGCTCTTCAACGCCGAGCGCGAGTTCGAACGTAACCGCGAGCGCTACGAGTTCCTGCGCTGGGGTCAGCAGTCCTTCAGCAATTTCCGCGTCGTGCCGCCCGCCACCGGCATCGTTCACCAGGTCAACCTGGAATACCTGGCCTCGGTGGTGCGCACAGAAACCACCGCGCAGGGGGACATCGTGGCCTTCCCCGATACCCTGGTGGGCACCGATTCGCACACCACCATGATCAACGGCCTGGGCGTGCTCGGTTGGGGCGTGGGCGGCATCGAGGCCGAGGCTGCCATGCTCGGCCAGCCGATGTACATGCTGCTGCCCGAAGTGATCGGCGTCAAAATCACAGGCCAACTGCCGCAGGGCGCCACCGCCACCGACCTGGCCCTGCGCGTGACGCAGATCCTGCGCGCCCGCGGGGTTGTGGGCAAGTTCGTCGAGTTCTACGGCGATGGCGTGGGCCGCATGAGCCTGGCCGACCGCGCCACGATTGCCAACATGGCGCCCGAATACGGCGCGACCATGGGCTTCTTCCCGGTGGATGCCGAAACGCTGCGCTACCTGGCCGGCACCGGCCGCAGCGCCGGGCTGGTGGACCTGGTCGAACGCTACTGCCGGGCGCAGGGCCTTTTCCGCACCGATGGCATGGCCGAGCCGCAGTTCACCGACACGCTGACGCTTGACCTGGCGACGATCGAGCCGAGCCTGGCCGGGCCGAAGCGGCCGCAGGACCGCGTGGCCCTGGCCAACGCCAAGCAGTCGTTCGAGGCGGCGCTGACCGCGCCGATTGCCCAACGCGGCTTCGCGCTCAGTCCGGAGTCCACCGGCGCCGCGGCCACCGTCAGCTACGAACACGAAACGATTGATCTGCGCCACGGTTCGGTGGTCATCGCGGCCATCACGAGCTGCACCAACACCTCCAACCCATCGGTCATGATCGGCGCCGGGCTGGTGGCGAAAAAGGCCGTGGAACGCGGGCTGCGCGTTGCGCCCTACGTCAAGACCAGCCTGGCGCCCGGTTCGCGGGTCGTCACCGATTACCTGGCCGAGGCTGGTCTGACGCCCTACCTGGAGGCGCTGGGCTTCCACACCGTGGGCTACGGCTGCACCACCTGCATCGGCAACAGCGGCCCGGTGCCCGACGTCGTGGCCGATGCGATCAGGGAGGAGAACCTGGTTGCCGTGGCCGTGTTGAGCGGCAACCGCAACTTCGAGGGACGCATCAGCCCCTCGGTGCGCGCCAATTATCTGACCTCGCCGCCGCTGGTGGTGGCCTTTGCCCTGGCCGGACGGATAGACGTGGATCTGACCACAGAGCCGGTCGGTACGGACCGCAACGGCAATCCGGTCTTCCTGCACGAAATCTGGCCGAGCCAGGCAGAGGTGCAGGCGACTGTCGCCAGGGCGCTCAAGCCGGAGATGTACGAAAGACAGTATGGCAACGTCTTTGGCGCGAACGAAACCTGGAACGCGATCAAGATTCCCGAAGGCAAGCTGTACGACTGGGACGCCGCTTCCACCTACATCCAGGAACCGACTTTCTTCGAGGCGCTCTCGCCTGAACCGGGAGCGATGGAGAACATTCTGGGTGCGCGCGTGCTGGTCATGGTGGGCGATTCGGTCACCACCGATCACATCTCGCCCGCGGGCAACATCGCGAAGAACAGCCCGGCCGGACGCTATCTGATGTCGCTGGGCGTGCAGCCGGCCGATTTCAACTCCTACGGCGCGCGCCGCGGCAACCATGAGGTGATGATGCGCGGCACCTTTGCCAACATCCGCCTCAAGAACCTGATGCTGAACGGCGTCGAGGGCGGTTACACGCTCTACCTGCCGACCGGCGAACAGATGAGCATCTACGACGCGGCCATGCAGTACAAGGCCGACGGCACGCCGCTGGTTATCCTGGCCGGCAAGGAGTACGGCTCCGGCAGTTCACGCGACTGGGCGGCCAAGGGCGCCATGCTCCTGGGCGTCAGGGCGGTCATCGTGGAGAGCTTCGAGCGCATCCATCGCAGCAACCTGGTGGGCATGGGCGTCCTGCCGCTGCAGTTCCTGCCCGGCGAAAATGTCCAGACCCTGGGACTGAGCGGCCAGGAGACCTTCGACATCAGCGGCGTGGATGACGCCATGCAGCCCGGCCAGACCCTGACCGTGCGTGCCACGCGCCCCGATGGCGCGGTGATCCGATTCCAGGCGCTGTCGCGCATTGACACGCCGGTCGAGGTGGAATACTACCGCCACGGAGGGATCTTGCAGTTCGTCCTGCGCAAGATGTTGAGAGGATAA